GCTGATTCAAAATTCACAGCGCAATGCAAAGACACGGATCATCGCCAAGATTGTCGGAGGGGCCAGTGCGTTGTATAGTTCAGGAGCTTTTGATATCGGAAAGCGTAATGTCGATGCTGCAAAATTAATACTACAACGTCTCGGATTGAGCGCATCAGCGATGGATATTGGAGGAAATGTCAATCGTAGCGTTTCTATTTCAGTAGACACGGGCAAAGTTCATGTGTCATCACCAGGACGTGGATGCTGGGAAGTATAAGATGACAAAACACTACCGAACATGACCATATACAGCGAAATCGTCAAATCCATACAGCGAATCCCTCCGTTATCCCAAAGTGCCTTCACGTTATTGGAGGGAATGGAAACGCAAACGATGGGGATGAAGCAAATAGCTGAAATTGTCGTTCAAGATCCGGCATTGACCATTAACATCCTCAAAATGGTCAATGCACCGGCTTTTGGTCTCGGCAAGTCCATTCCCTCGGTCTCGCGGGCCGTTTCCTTTCTCGGCCTAAAAATGGTGGTTGCTCTGGCCCTGGCGACTTGCTCTCCAGCAATTTATGGCGTCCCCCTTCCTGGCTATGAAGCAGAACGTGGCGAATTGTGGCTTCATGCGCTGTATACAGCGATGGCTTCTCGCGAAATCGTCAAATATTCAAAATATCCTATAAGCAGCGAGCTGGCCTTTACGGCTGGTATACTGCACGATATTGGAAAAGCCGTGCTCTCTGAAGTGCTCTCCGGTTGCAATATCTCGCATGAAGAATTTTCGAATGAAATAAAAGAACAGGGTTTCAGGACCATTGAGCAGTTCCAAGCAGGGGGGGATCACTGCGAAGCAGGATATGCTCTCGCGAAGCATTGGAACCTTCCTGAACCACTCATCCAAGCCATTCGCTTCCATCACACTCCGCAACACGCCGCCCCTGAATGGCGCTCGCTTGTCTATACTGTCCACATTGCCGATATTCTCGCTATGATGGAAGGTGTCGGAACGGGCATTGATTGTCTCAATCATCCTCTCGATACCTCATATAGCGAACTCTTTGTCCTCTCTGAGAAAGCACTGGAAGAAATAATCATTGAATTAAACGATCAATTTAAACGATTGAAAACCCCCATTTTTGTGTAGCAACCCTCACCCCATATCAAAAACACCAAAGCTTCAATGCTTCCTGCATGCATAGAGATCGCTTATTGGTGTTTATTGAATAGTACAGAACAGAATTATAAGCATTGTACACACTACGATCATGGATCATAAAATATTAATGAGTCTTGCACTAAAAGTTTCTTTTCCTCTCGCATTATCAATCCATTTGCTCTGAAATCCATAGTAAGAGTTATCTCAAAGTCATGATAGACAAGATAAATGTGTCTCCGGAGTACCATCAGGATATTATTGATAGGAAAAAAAGGATCAATATACGTTCAAAGCCAGCGGACGTCATCGACAGCTTCCGCTAATAAAGAGAACATATTCGAAGACTGGCTAGATTTTGTGAGTGGCTCTTAATCGTCTTCACCCAGATAGGCTGCAATGACTTCAGGATGTGTTTGAACTTCTCTCGGGGTACCGGTGGTGATGACGGACCCAAAATTCAACACCGTGATAGGATTACTGATTTCCATAATCAAATCCATATCGTGCTCGACAAGGACAATACTGATACCATAGTCGTCACGCATGGCGAGGATGATTTCTGCCAACCGACCGGTTTCTTTGGTATTCAGCCCGGCAGCTGGTTCATCAAGTAAAAGTAACTTGGGCTTTGCCGCCATCGCTCGGGCCATCTCCAACAAGCGTTGACTTCCGTAT
The window above is part of the Desulfovibrio inopinatus DSM 10711 genome. Proteins encoded here:
- a CDS encoding HDOD domain-containing protein — translated: MTIYSEIVKSIQRIPPLSQSAFTLLEGMETQTMGMKQIAEIVVQDPALTINILKMVNAPAFGLGKSIPSVSRAVSFLGLKMVVALALATCSPAIYGVPLPGYEAERGELWLHALYTAMASREIVKYSKYPISSELAFTAGILHDIGKAVLSEVLSGCNISHEEFSNEIKEQGFRTIEQFQAGGDHCEAGYALAKHWNLPEPLIQAIRFHHTPQHAAPEWRSLVYTVHIADILAMMEGVGTGIDCLNHPLDTSYSELFVLSEKALEEIIIELNDQFKRLKTPIFV